From the genome of Thunnus thynnus chromosome 1, fThuThy2.1, whole genome shotgun sequence, one region includes:
- the mtss1lb gene encoding protein MTSS 2 isoform X2 — translation MVDLANMETVEKECGALGGLFQAIVNDMKCSYPVWEDFSAKATKLHSQLRTTVLAAVAFLDAFQKVADMATNTRGATRDIGSALTRMCMRHRSIEAKLRQFTNALMESLITPLQDKIEDWKKTANQLDKDHAKEYKRSRHEIKKKSSDTMKLQKKARKGRGDLQPQLDSAMQDVTDMCLLMEETEKQAVRRALVEERGRFCTFIGFLQPVVNGEIAMLGEITHLQAIIDDLTVLTTDPHKLPPASEQVIKDLKGSDYSWSYQTPPSSPSSSGSRKSSMCSSLPHQPPPPGGIAAHRLSSVSSHDSGFVSQDANIYSKPPSPMPSDITSQKSSSSASSEASETCQSVSECSSPTTFGSSFATFRPALSHSGSTRPLSVILPVTVSPSYNRPSGSSSSSPTSKVPIWKDWSKAGQYEQPVAAAAVQRRKEPLDRLRENEASPSSQGYAGPSHADDGQRPRMNPATIAAKHGEEISPAASDLAMVLTRGLSMEQQKSSRDSLQYSSGYSTETTTPSCSEDTIPSQGSDYDCYSVNGDAEGPDGQTEFDKSSTIPRHSNIAQNYRRMIQTKRPASTAGLPSGVLGPGGHGIPGQPGGAGGGGVGTPGTATIRRTPSTKPGVRRTLSNAGPIPIRPPIVPVKTPTVPGDSHSPGAGGSGYAGGGHPGGVPVRVGSEECVFFTGVEDAQGALDYVKASPKRLSLPNTAWGSGAALEVYAQQHGGLAMGTGSGSEEDQMIAANRHSLVEKIGELVASAHALGEGQFPFPALPDDPAPPPTGSIDAQTGTEGAEGSGDMLTTIRRGVRLRKTVSNDRSAPRIL, via the exons GGGCAACCAGAGATATCGGCTCAGCTCTGACCAGGATGTGCATGAGGCATCGCAGCATTGAGGCCAAACTTCGCCAGTTCACCAA TGCTTTGATGGAGAGTCTGATCACTCCTCTCCAAGACAAGATTGAGGACTGGAAGAAGACTGCCAACCAGCTGGACAAGGATCATGCCAAAG AGTACAAGAGGTCACGCCATGAGATCAAGAAGAAGTCATCTGACACCATGAAACTACAGAAGAAGGCTCGTAAAG GGCGAGGGGACCTGCAGCCCCAGCTGGACAGCGCCATGCAGGATGTGACCGACATGTGCCTGTTgatggaggagacagagaagcaGGCAGTGCGCCGCGCCCTGGTGGAGGAGAGGGGTCGCTTCTGCACCTTCATCGGCTTCCTTCAACCAGTTgtg AATGGAGAGATCGCTATGCTGGGAGAGATAACCCACCTGCAGGCCATCATCGATGACCTCACTGTGCTGACAACTGACCCCCACAAACTGCCCCCTGCCAGTGAACag gTGATTAAAGATCTGAAGGGGTCAGATTACAGCTGGTCCTATCAGACCCCTCCGTCATCCCCAAGCAGCTCTGGCTCACGCAAGAGCAGCATGTGCAG CAGCTTGCCACACCAGCCTCCGCCACCAGGGGGCATCGCGGCCCACCGCCTCAGCAGCGTCTCCTCTCACGATTCAGGCTTCGTCTCCCAGGATGCAAACATCTACTCCAAGCCCCCCTCACCCATGCCCTCGGACATCACCAGCCAG AAGTCATCCAGCTCAGCATCGTCAGAGGCCTCAGAAACAtgccagtcagtcagtgaatGCAGCTCCCCCACCACT TTTGGCTCGTCCTTCGCTACCTTCCGCCccgctctctctcactctggcTCCACCAGGCCTCTCTCTGTCATTCTTCCTGTTACTGTGTCCCCATCCTATAACCGCCCCTCTGGATCCAGCTCCTCCTCTCCCACATCAAAGGTTCCTATCTGGAAG GATTGGTCCAAAGCAGGTCAGTATGAGCAGCCAGTGGCTGCAGCGGCAGTTCAGAGGAGAAAGGAACCTCTCGACAGGCTGAGGGAGAACGAGGCATCACCAAGCTCCCAGGGCTACGCTGGACCATCACACGCTGATGACGGGCAGAGGCCCAGGATGAATCCGGCTACCATCGCTGCCAAG CATGGAGAGGAGATTTCTCCAGCAGCCAGTGACCTGGCCATGGTGCTGACCAGAGGACTAAGTATGGAGcagcagaaaagcagcagagactCCCTGCAGTACTCCAGTGGCTACAGCACAGAGACCACAACCCCGTCCTGCTCTGAGGACACAATCCCTTCACAAG GTTCAGATTATGACTGCTACTCAGTGAACGGTGATGCTGAAGGCCCAGATGGACAGACCGAGTTTGACAAGTCCTCCACCATTCCTCGTCACTCCAACATCGCCCAGAACTACCGGCGTATGATCCAGACCAAGAGGCCAGCCAGCACGGCTGGTCTACCCAGCGGGGTGCTTGGCCCTGGGGGTCATGGCATACCAGGACAGCCTGGTGGAGCTGGTGGGGGTGGAGTAGGGACACCAGGCACTGCCACCATCCGCCGAACCCCATCTACCAAACCGGGTGTGAGGCGCACCCTGTCCAACGCAGGGCCCATCCCTATTCGACCACCCATTGTGCCTGTCAAGACACCTACTGTTCCCGGAGACTCACATTCGCCTGGTGCGGGTGGTAGCGGGTACGCAGGTGGAGGGCATCCAGGTGGCGTGCCTGTGCGTGTGGGCAGCGAGGAGTGCGTGTTCTTCACTGGAGTCGAGGATGCACAGGGAGCGCTTGATTATGTGAAGGCATCACCCAAGCGCCTCAGCCTGCCTAACACCGCCTGGGGGTCAGGGGCAGCATTAGAGGTCTACGCCCAGCAGCATGGGGGCCTTGCAATGGGAACAGGTTCAGGATCAGAGGAGGATCAGATGATCGCGGCGAACCGGCACAGCCTAGTGGAGAAGATTGGCGAGTTGGTAGCCAGTGCGCATGCCCTTGGAGAGGGGCAGTTTCCTTTCCCCGCCCTCCCTGATGACCCAGCCCCGCCGCCAACTGGCTCCATTGATGCTCAAACAGGGACAGAGGGGGCAGAGGGGTCCGGTGACATGTTGACCACCATCAGGAGAGGAGTCCGACTTCGCAAGACCGTCTCTAATGACCGCTCGGCGCCGCGCATCTTGTGA
- the mtss1lb gene encoding protein MTSS 2 isoform X3: MVDLANMETVEKECGALGGLFQAIVNDMKCSYPVWEDFSAKATKLHSQLRTTVLAAVAFLDAFQKVADMATNTRGATRDIGSALTRMCMRHRSIEAKLRQFTNALMESLITPLQDKIEDWKKTANQLDKDHAKEYKRSRHEIKKKSSDTMKLQKKARKGRGDLQPQLDSAMQDVTDMCLLMEETEKQAVRRALVEERGRFCTFIGFLQPVVNGEIAMLGEITHLQAIIDDLTVLTTDPHKLPPASEQVIKDLKGSDYSWSYQTPPSSPSSSGSRKSSMCSLPHQPPPPGGIAAHRLSSVSSHDSGFVSQDANIYSKPPSPMPSDITSQKSSSSASSEASETCQSVSECSSPTTFGSSFATFRPALSHSGSTRPLSVILPVTVSPSYNRPSGSSSSSPTSKVPIWKDWSKAGQYEQPVAAAAVQRRKEPLDRLRENEASPSSQGYAGPSHADDGQRPRMNPATIAAKHGEEISPAASDLAMVLTRGLSMEQQKSSRDSLQYSSGYSTETTTPSCSEDTIPSQGSDYDCYSVNGDAEGPDGQTEFDKSSTIPRHSNIAQNYRRMIQTKRPASTAGLPSGVLGPGGHGIPGQPGGAGGGGVGTPGTATIRRTPSTKPGVRRTLSNAGPIPIRPPIVPVKTPTVPGDSHSPGAGGSGYAGGGHPGGVPVRVGSEECVFFTGVEDAQGALDYVKASPKRLSLPNTAWGSGAALEVYAQQHGGLAMGTGSGSEEDQMIAANRHSLVEKIGELVASAHALGEGQFPFPALPDDPAPPPTGSIDAQTGTEGAEGSGDMLTTIRRGVRLRKTVSNDRSAPRIL, translated from the exons GGGCAACCAGAGATATCGGCTCAGCTCTGACCAGGATGTGCATGAGGCATCGCAGCATTGAGGCCAAACTTCGCCAGTTCACCAA TGCTTTGATGGAGAGTCTGATCACTCCTCTCCAAGACAAGATTGAGGACTGGAAGAAGACTGCCAACCAGCTGGACAAGGATCATGCCAAAG AGTACAAGAGGTCACGCCATGAGATCAAGAAGAAGTCATCTGACACCATGAAACTACAGAAGAAGGCTCGTAAAG GGCGAGGGGACCTGCAGCCCCAGCTGGACAGCGCCATGCAGGATGTGACCGACATGTGCCTGTTgatggaggagacagagaagcaGGCAGTGCGCCGCGCCCTGGTGGAGGAGAGGGGTCGCTTCTGCACCTTCATCGGCTTCCTTCAACCAGTTgtg AATGGAGAGATCGCTATGCTGGGAGAGATAACCCACCTGCAGGCCATCATCGATGACCTCACTGTGCTGACAACTGACCCCCACAAACTGCCCCCTGCCAGTGAACag gTGATTAAAGATCTGAAGGGGTCAGATTACAGCTGGTCCTATCAGACCCCTCCGTCATCCCCAAGCAGCTCTGGCTCACGCAAGAGCAGCATGTGCAG CTTGCCACACCAGCCTCCGCCACCAGGGGGCATCGCGGCCCACCGCCTCAGCAGCGTCTCCTCTCACGATTCAGGCTTCGTCTCCCAGGATGCAAACATCTACTCCAAGCCCCCCTCACCCATGCCCTCGGACATCACCAGCCAG AAGTCATCCAGCTCAGCATCGTCAGAGGCCTCAGAAACAtgccagtcagtcagtgaatGCAGCTCCCCCACCACT TTTGGCTCGTCCTTCGCTACCTTCCGCCccgctctctctcactctggcTCCACCAGGCCTCTCTCTGTCATTCTTCCTGTTACTGTGTCCCCATCCTATAACCGCCCCTCTGGATCCAGCTCCTCCTCTCCCACATCAAAGGTTCCTATCTGGAAG GATTGGTCCAAAGCAGGTCAGTATGAGCAGCCAGTGGCTGCAGCGGCAGTTCAGAGGAGAAAGGAACCTCTCGACAGGCTGAGGGAGAACGAGGCATCACCAAGCTCCCAGGGCTACGCTGGACCATCACACGCTGATGACGGGCAGAGGCCCAGGATGAATCCGGCTACCATCGCTGCCAAG CATGGAGAGGAGATTTCTCCAGCAGCCAGTGACCTGGCCATGGTGCTGACCAGAGGACTAAGTATGGAGcagcagaaaagcagcagagactCCCTGCAGTACTCCAGTGGCTACAGCACAGAGACCACAACCCCGTCCTGCTCTGAGGACACAATCCCTTCACAAG GTTCAGATTATGACTGCTACTCAGTGAACGGTGATGCTGAAGGCCCAGATGGACAGACCGAGTTTGACAAGTCCTCCACCATTCCTCGTCACTCCAACATCGCCCAGAACTACCGGCGTATGATCCAGACCAAGAGGCCAGCCAGCACGGCTGGTCTACCCAGCGGGGTGCTTGGCCCTGGGGGTCATGGCATACCAGGACAGCCTGGTGGAGCTGGTGGGGGTGGAGTAGGGACACCAGGCACTGCCACCATCCGCCGAACCCCATCTACCAAACCGGGTGTGAGGCGCACCCTGTCCAACGCAGGGCCCATCCCTATTCGACCACCCATTGTGCCTGTCAAGACACCTACTGTTCCCGGAGACTCACATTCGCCTGGTGCGGGTGGTAGCGGGTACGCAGGTGGAGGGCATCCAGGTGGCGTGCCTGTGCGTGTGGGCAGCGAGGAGTGCGTGTTCTTCACTGGAGTCGAGGATGCACAGGGAGCGCTTGATTATGTGAAGGCATCACCCAAGCGCCTCAGCCTGCCTAACACCGCCTGGGGGTCAGGGGCAGCATTAGAGGTCTACGCCCAGCAGCATGGGGGCCTTGCAATGGGAACAGGTTCAGGATCAGAGGAGGATCAGATGATCGCGGCGAACCGGCACAGCCTAGTGGAGAAGATTGGCGAGTTGGTAGCCAGTGCGCATGCCCTTGGAGAGGGGCAGTTTCCTTTCCCCGCCCTCCCTGATGACCCAGCCCCGCCGCCAACTGGCTCCATTGATGCTCAAACAGGGACAGAGGGGGCAGAGGGGTCCGGTGACATGTTGACCACCATCAGGAGAGGAGTCCGACTTCGCAAGACCGTCTCTAATGACCGCTCGGCGCCGCGCATCTTGTGA
- the mtss1lb gene encoding protein MTSS 2 isoform X4 has translation MVDLANMETVEKECGALGGLFQAIVNDMKCSYPVWEDFSAKATKLHSQLRTTVLAAVAFLDAFQKVADMATNTRGATRDIGSALTRMCMRHRSIEAKLRQFTNALMESLITPLQDKIEDWKKTANQLDKDHAKEYKRSRHEIKKKSSDTMKLQKKARKGRGDLQPQLDSAMQDVTDMCLLMEETEKQAVRRALVEERGRFCTFIGFLQPVVNGEIAMLGEITHLQAIIDDLTVLTTDPHKLPPASEQVIKDLKGSDYSWSYQTPPSSPSSSGSRKSSMCSSVNSAHSSASRSSGGGGSGGIGGGGGGSLPHSPTSSSSSSSYRYRSSLPHQPPPPGGIAAHRLSSVSSHDSGFVSQDANIYSKPPSPMPSDITSQKSSSSASSEASETCQSVSECSSPTTDWSKAGQYEQPVAAAAVQRRKEPLDRLRENEASPSSQGYAGPSHADDGQRPRMNPATIAAKHGEEISPAASDLAMVLTRGLSMEQQKSSRDSLQYSSGYSTETTTPSCSEDTIPSQGSDYDCYSVNGDAEGPDGQTEFDKSSTIPRHSNIAQNYRRMIQTKRPASTAGLPSGVLGPGGHGIPGQPGGAGGGGVGTPGTATIRRTPSTKPGVRRTLSNAGPIPIRPPIVPVKTPTVPGDSHSPGAGGSGYAGGGHPGGVPVRVGSEECVFFTGVEDAQGALDYVKASPKRLSLPNTAWGSGAALEVYAQQHGGLAMGTGSGSEEDQMIAANRHSLVEKIGELVASAHALGEGQFPFPALPDDPAPPPTGSIDAQTGTEGAEGSGDMLTTIRRGVRLRKTVSNDRSAPRIL, from the exons GGGCAACCAGAGATATCGGCTCAGCTCTGACCAGGATGTGCATGAGGCATCGCAGCATTGAGGCCAAACTTCGCCAGTTCACCAA TGCTTTGATGGAGAGTCTGATCACTCCTCTCCAAGACAAGATTGAGGACTGGAAGAAGACTGCCAACCAGCTGGACAAGGATCATGCCAAAG AGTACAAGAGGTCACGCCATGAGATCAAGAAGAAGTCATCTGACACCATGAAACTACAGAAGAAGGCTCGTAAAG GGCGAGGGGACCTGCAGCCCCAGCTGGACAGCGCCATGCAGGATGTGACCGACATGTGCCTGTTgatggaggagacagagaagcaGGCAGTGCGCCGCGCCCTGGTGGAGGAGAGGGGTCGCTTCTGCACCTTCATCGGCTTCCTTCAACCAGTTgtg AATGGAGAGATCGCTATGCTGGGAGAGATAACCCACCTGCAGGCCATCATCGATGACCTCACTGTGCTGACAACTGACCCCCACAAACTGCCCCCTGCCAGTGAACag gTGATTAAAGATCTGAAGGGGTCAGATTACAGCTGGTCCTATCAGACCCCTCCGTCATCCCCAAGCAGCTCTGGCTCACGCAAGAGCAGCATGTGCAG CAGCGTCAACAGCGCCCACAGTAGCGCCTCCCGTTCGTCAGGGGGAGGCGGTAGTGGTGGCATTGGTGGCGGTGGTGGAGGCTCTCTGCCCCACTCAccgacctcctcctcctcctcctcctcctatcgCTACCGCAGCAGCTTGCCACACCAGCCTCCGCCACCAGGGGGCATCGCGGCCCACCGCCTCAGCAGCGTCTCCTCTCACGATTCAGGCTTCGTCTCCCAGGATGCAAACATCTACTCCAAGCCCCCCTCACCCATGCCCTCGGACATCACCAGCCAG AAGTCATCCAGCTCAGCATCGTCAGAGGCCTCAGAAACAtgccagtcagtcagtgaatGCAGCTCCCCCACCACT GATTGGTCCAAAGCAGGTCAGTATGAGCAGCCAGTGGCTGCAGCGGCAGTTCAGAGGAGAAAGGAACCTCTCGACAGGCTGAGGGAGAACGAGGCATCACCAAGCTCCCAGGGCTACGCTGGACCATCACACGCTGATGACGGGCAGAGGCCCAGGATGAATCCGGCTACCATCGCTGCCAAG CATGGAGAGGAGATTTCTCCAGCAGCCAGTGACCTGGCCATGGTGCTGACCAGAGGACTAAGTATGGAGcagcagaaaagcagcagagactCCCTGCAGTACTCCAGTGGCTACAGCACAGAGACCACAACCCCGTCCTGCTCTGAGGACACAATCCCTTCACAAG GTTCAGATTATGACTGCTACTCAGTGAACGGTGATGCTGAAGGCCCAGATGGACAGACCGAGTTTGACAAGTCCTCCACCATTCCTCGTCACTCCAACATCGCCCAGAACTACCGGCGTATGATCCAGACCAAGAGGCCAGCCAGCACGGCTGGTCTACCCAGCGGGGTGCTTGGCCCTGGGGGTCATGGCATACCAGGACAGCCTGGTGGAGCTGGTGGGGGTGGAGTAGGGACACCAGGCACTGCCACCATCCGCCGAACCCCATCTACCAAACCGGGTGTGAGGCGCACCCTGTCCAACGCAGGGCCCATCCCTATTCGACCACCCATTGTGCCTGTCAAGACACCTACTGTTCCCGGAGACTCACATTCGCCTGGTGCGGGTGGTAGCGGGTACGCAGGTGGAGGGCATCCAGGTGGCGTGCCTGTGCGTGTGGGCAGCGAGGAGTGCGTGTTCTTCACTGGAGTCGAGGATGCACAGGGAGCGCTTGATTATGTGAAGGCATCACCCAAGCGCCTCAGCCTGCCTAACACCGCCTGGGGGTCAGGGGCAGCATTAGAGGTCTACGCCCAGCAGCATGGGGGCCTTGCAATGGGAACAGGTTCAGGATCAGAGGAGGATCAGATGATCGCGGCGAACCGGCACAGCCTAGTGGAGAAGATTGGCGAGTTGGTAGCCAGTGCGCATGCCCTTGGAGAGGGGCAGTTTCCTTTCCCCGCCCTCCCTGATGACCCAGCCCCGCCGCCAACTGGCTCCATTGATGCTCAAACAGGGACAGAGGGGGCAGAGGGGTCCGGTGACATGTTGACCACCATCAGGAGAGGAGTCCGACTTCGCAAGACCGTCTCTAATGACCGCTCGGCGCCGCGCATCTTGTGA
- the mtss1lb gene encoding protein MTSS 2 isoform X1, producing MVDLANMETVEKECGALGGLFQAIVNDMKCSYPVWEDFSAKATKLHSQLRTTVLAAVAFLDAFQKVADMATNTRGATRDIGSALTRMCMRHRSIEAKLRQFTNALMESLITPLQDKIEDWKKTANQLDKDHAKEYKRSRHEIKKKSSDTMKLQKKARKGRGDLQPQLDSAMQDVTDMCLLMEETEKQAVRRALVEERGRFCTFIGFLQPVVNGEIAMLGEITHLQAIIDDLTVLTTDPHKLPPASEQVIKDLKGSDYSWSYQTPPSSPSSSGSRKSSMCSSVNSAHSSASRSSGGGGSGGIGGGGGGSLPHSPTSSSSSSSYRYRSSLPHQPPPPGGIAAHRLSSVSSHDSGFVSQDANIYSKPPSPMPSDITSQKSSSSASSEASETCQSVSECSSPTTFGSSFATFRPALSHSGSTRPLSVILPVTVSPSYNRPSGSSSSSPTSKVPIWKDWSKAGQYEQPVAAAAVQRRKEPLDRLRENEASPSSQGYAGPSHADDGQRPRMNPATIAAKHGEEISPAASDLAMVLTRGLSMEQQKSSRDSLQYSSGYSTETTTPSCSEDTIPSQGSDYDCYSVNGDAEGPDGQTEFDKSSTIPRHSNIAQNYRRMIQTKRPASTAGLPSGVLGPGGHGIPGQPGGAGGGGVGTPGTATIRRTPSTKPGVRRTLSNAGPIPIRPPIVPVKTPTVPGDSHSPGAGGSGYAGGGHPGGVPVRVGSEECVFFTGVEDAQGALDYVKASPKRLSLPNTAWGSGAALEVYAQQHGGLAMGTGSGSEEDQMIAANRHSLVEKIGELVASAHALGEGQFPFPALPDDPAPPPTGSIDAQTGTEGAEGSGDMLTTIRRGVRLRKTVSNDRSAPRIL from the exons GGGCAACCAGAGATATCGGCTCAGCTCTGACCAGGATGTGCATGAGGCATCGCAGCATTGAGGCCAAACTTCGCCAGTTCACCAA TGCTTTGATGGAGAGTCTGATCACTCCTCTCCAAGACAAGATTGAGGACTGGAAGAAGACTGCCAACCAGCTGGACAAGGATCATGCCAAAG AGTACAAGAGGTCACGCCATGAGATCAAGAAGAAGTCATCTGACACCATGAAACTACAGAAGAAGGCTCGTAAAG GGCGAGGGGACCTGCAGCCCCAGCTGGACAGCGCCATGCAGGATGTGACCGACATGTGCCTGTTgatggaggagacagagaagcaGGCAGTGCGCCGCGCCCTGGTGGAGGAGAGGGGTCGCTTCTGCACCTTCATCGGCTTCCTTCAACCAGTTgtg AATGGAGAGATCGCTATGCTGGGAGAGATAACCCACCTGCAGGCCATCATCGATGACCTCACTGTGCTGACAACTGACCCCCACAAACTGCCCCCTGCCAGTGAACag gTGATTAAAGATCTGAAGGGGTCAGATTACAGCTGGTCCTATCAGACCCCTCCGTCATCCCCAAGCAGCTCTGGCTCACGCAAGAGCAGCATGTGCAG CAGCGTCAACAGCGCCCACAGTAGCGCCTCCCGTTCGTCAGGGGGAGGCGGTAGTGGTGGCATTGGTGGCGGTGGTGGAGGCTCTCTGCCCCACTCAccgacctcctcctcctcctcctcctcctatcgCTACCGCAGCAGCTTGCCACACCAGCCTCCGCCACCAGGGGGCATCGCGGCCCACCGCCTCAGCAGCGTCTCCTCTCACGATTCAGGCTTCGTCTCCCAGGATGCAAACATCTACTCCAAGCCCCCCTCACCCATGCCCTCGGACATCACCAGCCAG AAGTCATCCAGCTCAGCATCGTCAGAGGCCTCAGAAACAtgccagtcagtcagtgaatGCAGCTCCCCCACCACT TTTGGCTCGTCCTTCGCTACCTTCCGCCccgctctctctcactctggcTCCACCAGGCCTCTCTCTGTCATTCTTCCTGTTACTGTGTCCCCATCCTATAACCGCCCCTCTGGATCCAGCTCCTCCTCTCCCACATCAAAGGTTCCTATCTGGAAG GATTGGTCCAAAGCAGGTCAGTATGAGCAGCCAGTGGCTGCAGCGGCAGTTCAGAGGAGAAAGGAACCTCTCGACAGGCTGAGGGAGAACGAGGCATCACCAAGCTCCCAGGGCTACGCTGGACCATCACACGCTGATGACGGGCAGAGGCCCAGGATGAATCCGGCTACCATCGCTGCCAAG CATGGAGAGGAGATTTCTCCAGCAGCCAGTGACCTGGCCATGGTGCTGACCAGAGGACTAAGTATGGAGcagcagaaaagcagcagagactCCCTGCAGTACTCCAGTGGCTACAGCACAGAGACCACAACCCCGTCCTGCTCTGAGGACACAATCCCTTCACAAG GTTCAGATTATGACTGCTACTCAGTGAACGGTGATGCTGAAGGCCCAGATGGACAGACCGAGTTTGACAAGTCCTCCACCATTCCTCGTCACTCCAACATCGCCCAGAACTACCGGCGTATGATCCAGACCAAGAGGCCAGCCAGCACGGCTGGTCTACCCAGCGGGGTGCTTGGCCCTGGGGGTCATGGCATACCAGGACAGCCTGGTGGAGCTGGTGGGGGTGGAGTAGGGACACCAGGCACTGCCACCATCCGCCGAACCCCATCTACCAAACCGGGTGTGAGGCGCACCCTGTCCAACGCAGGGCCCATCCCTATTCGACCACCCATTGTGCCTGTCAAGACACCTACTGTTCCCGGAGACTCACATTCGCCTGGTGCGGGTGGTAGCGGGTACGCAGGTGGAGGGCATCCAGGTGGCGTGCCTGTGCGTGTGGGCAGCGAGGAGTGCGTGTTCTTCACTGGAGTCGAGGATGCACAGGGAGCGCTTGATTATGTGAAGGCATCACCCAAGCGCCTCAGCCTGCCTAACACCGCCTGGGGGTCAGGGGCAGCATTAGAGGTCTACGCCCAGCAGCATGGGGGCCTTGCAATGGGAACAGGTTCAGGATCAGAGGAGGATCAGATGATCGCGGCGAACCGGCACAGCCTAGTGGAGAAGATTGGCGAGTTGGTAGCCAGTGCGCATGCCCTTGGAGAGGGGCAGTTTCCTTTCCCCGCCCTCCCTGATGACCCAGCCCCGCCGCCAACTGGCTCCATTGATGCTCAAACAGGGACAGAGGGGGCAGAGGGGTCCGGTGACATGTTGACCACCATCAGGAGAGGAGTCCGACTTCGCAAGACCGTCTCTAATGACCGCTCGGCGCCGCGCATCTTGTGA